A window from Micromonospora profundi encodes these proteins:
- a CDS encoding SCO1664 family protein, with product MTSSGLQPRQDGDAALRLLRDGTLDLEGRLVDASNTTLRGILTLDGATARCVYKPVRGERPLWDFPDGTLAGREVSAYLVSQATGWDLVPPTVLRDGPFGPGSCQLWIDEPEDAEPLVGFVPAEALPPRWFPIAAARDDDGAAYALAHADDPRLARLAVLDAVINNADRKGGHVLVGADDRIYGVDHGVSFHVESKLRTVLWGWAGRQLPPDAVEMLGALAGQVAGPLGAELADHLTISEVAELAARIDRLRDTGRFPQPPEDWPAVPWPPM from the coding sequence GTGACCTCGTCCGGTTTGCAGCCTCGCCAGGACGGCGACGCCGCGCTGCGCCTGTTGCGCGACGGCACGCTCGACCTGGAGGGGCGGCTCGTCGACGCGTCGAACACGACACTGCGCGGCATCCTGACACTCGACGGCGCGACGGCCCGCTGCGTCTACAAGCCGGTCCGTGGCGAGCGTCCGCTGTGGGACTTTCCCGACGGCACGCTGGCCGGCCGGGAGGTGTCCGCGTACCTGGTCTCCCAGGCCACCGGCTGGGATCTGGTGCCGCCGACGGTGCTGCGCGACGGCCCGTTCGGCCCGGGTTCCTGCCAGCTCTGGATCGACGAGCCGGAGGACGCCGAACCGCTCGTCGGCTTCGTGCCCGCCGAGGCGTTGCCACCGCGGTGGTTTCCGATCGCGGCGGCCCGCGACGACGACGGCGCGGCGTACGCCCTCGCCCACGCCGACGACCCGCGACTGGCCCGCCTCGCCGTCCTCGACGCGGTGATCAACAATGCGGACCGCAAGGGCGGTCACGTGCTTGTCGGCGCGGACGACCGGATCTACGGCGTCGACCACGGGGTGAGCTTCCATGTCGAGTCGAAGCTGCGCACTGTGCTGTGGGGGTGGGCCGGCCGGCAGCTGCCGCCGGACGCGGTGGAGATGCTGGGCGCGCTTGCCGGGCAGGTCGCCGGGCCGCTGGGCGCGGAGCTGGCCGACCACCTGACCATCAGCGAGGTCGCGGAGCTGGCCGCCCGCATCGACCGACTGCGGGACACCGGCCGCTTCCCGCAGCCACCCGAGGACTGGCCGGCGGTGCCCTGGCCGCCCATGTGA